GAGTCGGTACACAAGATTTTTAGTTagtagaaggaaaaaaaaataaaaagtaaacgaTACCAAAATACGGTAAAAAAGATATGAACATAACATTTTTGTAAGTAGTAATTTATTAATGGTACACCTACATTGTTATTGATCAAAGCTATTGTCGTTttaacaatacaaaataatcagttgtttttattttttgcattaATCATTCTATTTTGTAGGGTTGTTTAAACTTGATTATCcaattaagataaaataaatccCAAATGCATGACCCATTCCTTTACCCAAGTATCAATGTATCTCTCGCTCTCTCtgtgtctatatatatttacatactcttccttcttctcccaaACATTAAAACCCTTGTcccactctctctcttcctctcttacagcaaatatcttttttcttgtactaaaagcaaaaaaagtcaTCTTCTTGAATCTCCAAGATTACAGaccaaaccaaagaaagaaacattaagTTACTACTATGAGTTGCAATGGTTGTCGAGTTCTTCGAAAAGGTTGCAGTGAGAATTGCATCCTCCGTCCATGTATCCAATGGATCGAGCCACCAGAAGCTCAAGGCCACGCCACCGTCTTCGTCGCTAAGTTCTTCGGCCGTGCTGGTCTCATGTCTTTCATCTCCGCCGTACCGGAACCTCAATGCCCTGGTACTTTGAAAACCTCTCCGGATCCTATCTCTCTTCACCTTTATTTATAAACGACGACGTTTTATTAATACTAAGGGTATTTTGGACTTTTTACAGCGTTGTTCCAGTCTTTGCTGTACGAAGCTTGTGGAAGAACTGTGAATCCGGTGAACGGAGCCGTCGGGTTGTTATGGACGGGGAACTGGAATATTTGTCAAGCGGCGGTTGAGACGGTGCTACGCGGCGGTTCTTTGAAACCGATACCGGAGCTTCTCAACGGCGGCGGCGCCGGATTCGCCGGGTTCCCGTCTCCCACTTCCGACGAAGCTTCCGAGATCTGTACGGAGATGCTGAATTTACGAAAAGACGATTCCGGCGACCGGAATATATACCACCACTGCCGATTCTCGAGCTCTAGAACCAGATCGACGGCTTCTCCTCCGAAACGGAAACGTTTAACGTCGGAGCAACCTTCGTCGGAGCTCGATCTCTCTCTGATCCCTACTTTTCCGATTAAAACGGCGCCATTGAAAGAGGATACGCCGTCGATGTACTCAGAAGATTCCGTTACGACGGTTTCGTTCCGAGACAACATCGCCGGTGATCGGTACGTACGCGGCGGAGGAGAAACGGCGAAGTTGCTCAACCTTTTCGCTTGAACTACGACGTTTTTTTGGGAATATTGGAGGTTAAAAATGTAATTtcgagtaattttttttttcctggtgCCCTTTTTGgattaatatttttggaaatgtgGCAACCAACACCGGCAAAATTAAGTGATTTGTTTTCTCACTTTTAAATTTATGAGGAAATTAACTTAAAAAGtaatcttaattaattgataGAATAATGATAATTCGTCGGTGGTGTATGtactgtttatttttataatgttcattataatcatcatttttttttttttttttgacaacttatAATCATCATTTCCCATTTGAAATTAGAAGATAATTATGGTAATATGTAcgataaataataattactagCTAttgtaatgtttgttttttatcgATATATTGAacaaaagtaataatatataacaatcacGGATTGAAGGTCAACATGCATCTTCCACAATCCAAAGCACCGGCCAAGTCTTCTTCGTACCCCAACATACTTCGATTCTTTAATTAAGGACCAACATGTTACACAACTTGATATTTTGATAATCATCTTTGGGTTACTCCCCCCAAATGCACAAGCATTAATTATTTGCAGGTTTATTGTCTTTAGATAATACATTTGTTATTCAAACGGTTTACAATTGTTTATCTGACGTATATAACGATGGTCCTTTGTGAATATCCAAAGACATTTACAACCTATATCTCAATGGCTTGTCTTTGAAAGTATATCtctttttgtgaaataaaaGTATTAAAGATTAGTCTACCATACATTAACATTCTCCGCATGAATACAAAAAACTCTTACTAAAGGATTAAACAAGGTGctttacatataatatatatatatatacgtaaatATGTATGTATGCAATATATaatgcatgtatgtatgtagTTGGATTGAACCAAAAAGTTTGGGGTGGTAAAGGGAAAAGCTTTTGGGAGAGGCGGCTTTTGGACGACGCAAAGAGTCGTTTTTATCACTCCGTCGTCGAATCTTCAAAagtactctttttttctttccttttttaatcttctttacatattgtttgatttaattaaatctAATATCAAGGTATTAGTTGATCTGTGGACTCTGGATGATGGCGTAGAAACTAGAAACAATGAAATAAACCTATAACATGTTTGCTTATTATATCAtattataatgattaaaaaaaaataacgtaAGAGTGAACCTAACTAAAACGACGACAAATTCTATGATATTCCGACATTACAATTGTGGTTTCATTGTATGATACCgatcatttgttttgtttgaattctACATATGTATATTAGAAAAAGTTCATCGAATAATTCGTTAACATAAATGACTTAAAACTAAATGGTGGTTGCTAGAGGCAAAAAAGATTAAGGGAGATGGCATAAACTATTTCTATCCCCAAGTTTAATTTTGACCGTAATCTTTTTTTCATTCTCATTTCATCAATTAAAATTGGTGCCAAGTTTTTACCCATTAAATAAATTACTCGTCAGCTCTAGTTTTCAAGAGGGTTTGTACTTTGTAGGGTGGTGAAAACATggaatttttcatttatttttacatttctaaccacataaaattatttaaaagaagtatgaaatttaattagaatataaatttgaaaattagagaaagataaaaaaggTACACAGAATGTATCCATTAGATGTTCGAAATATTACAACTATTTTTGCAAAGAAGTTTCATTCTCATCAATCatcatagaaaaataaaactacattGTACAATAACGGTGacttttttttgcaagaaaacaaaaagattgataCATTTTCAAGTTCTATTtcgacaaaaaggaaaaaaaataaacaaaaaatcgtTGAAAATGTGGATAATAAATTGGTTGTTGGAACAGAAGAAGTGATTTGAAGATCttatgaaggaagaagaagaagaagaagtgggatCCATACTTTCGACCAGCCACCAGTGGGCAAACAATTGCTTGTGGTCCACGTCACTCCCTGTTCTTTTTCTGACCACCagactctcttttctttttttctttcttattaaaatatatatacaccatCCAGTTTTGTCAACAACCTATCATCGAGAAgcaatttatttttagtatatctaaatatatatagcatAAACAAAACACCCGACCAATTTCGAGTTGAGTAAGTTCTTGATAACATGAAACTATAACGAGCTTGTGCACAAAtaccattttgttttcttttccaataaCTATATGGAAATTTAAGAAATGATACGCGTTACTCATCTTGAATGATATGATATATTCGTATCATTATTGGCATTGGAAAGAATTCCGActcttaagtttttttataatataccATAAGATATAAAAACCTTAACCAgttgattgacaaaaataaacaaaaaaagcctTAActagttttgaaaataattattctattgtcaacatttttttttttttttaatgagcaTACAAAGCTATAAGATGTTCCGGGATCTGAGGATTTTATTTGTGAAAGATCTTCTCGAATTTTGGGACATGAAAGTGGGGGCTTCTTTCATCTTCCTACATTCAATCTCGTCCGGTTATTACATTCTAATTAGTGTCTAATCATGATTTACAATATTTGGGGAGCTAATTATACTAGTAGAAAGATTCTCTTTGTTTGtgatttgttatttaaatagAACAATTCGGATAAACATGAGTCCATCATCAAATAAAATGAGaataaagaaacatatactaGCAAAGATTCGTGTTTCATGCCAAAAGGCACGAGCAGCCGCAGTTTCTAACGGGCCCAAATgcattcatcatcttctccacttAAGTCGGTGTGAGTGAGTCCACTTGatgttttcttaaacttttctTTCGTATACGAACAAAAGTTTAGTTGTTAATATTATATACGTAAAAATGATAGTTATATTATTAAGGAAGACCTAAACGTAAATAATTACGTTTGGCAAATCAAACCATAAATCTCACATGATTATgaaacattttctttctttctatattcCACAAAAATGGTGATCAGTAAAAAAAGCACATGTAGGCGGAGAAACAAAAGACGTAGACCATCAAAATGGTCACGATTAACTTCAAGGCGTCtcaaattttatgtttcttgccAATCTTTCTTGAGTTTCTTATGAAACGAGATGATCATAAAAGACTTGGTCAGCATTTTTGTGGTCCTTAAGCAGGCATTGTGTGATTATCCTTCGAGTAAGGAGAGGACCCAAGAGCCATCTTGCcccttcaaatatatatatatttttttttggtgaaagcCCCTTCAAATATTTTGTTGGCCGTAGCCGTACACTTAAAACTTATTAATACTTAATCAAGGATATTCTTTTATTAAagccaaaaataaagaaaagaaaaagagttaaaCAAAACAAGTATAAAATAAGATTATAGATGCTTCTAAATTCTAATGTCCGAGTTGattcaagttatatatatatatatatatatatatatatatcatgattaAGTTATACAACGTCACTGACATCAATCTTTTACGAATCATAATGTAATCTTTTTGCGAAGGGTAGTTTTGTAAGTTAAAACGAGACTTTGGAGAGGCTCTCGGATCAGTTTTGAAGATTTGGGAGAGATCGCGACAAGGACGTGAAGTGGGATCCCTACACGTGACTTTCACGTGACTGGTTCCCTCATCACTGGAACATAATATCCACTCTTTCACCTTCTGGGTCCCCTACGATTGCTTCTCAACTTTGACTAAATCTTTTAcatgttgtaagttgtaaccagTAACCACATAGAGAATATATTCGTCgttggatatagattttatttttactcaACTAATGTTATTAACCACAACAGTCAATACAAAGCGCTATAAACCGCACCCAATAAACAATTGATAATCTAGTTTGTCAGTGCTAGTGTCTCGAAATGTGTTTGGTGTAAAGTAGTTCCCAAGTAGTTCCCTAGCCTAGTATTCCCCTATCGTAGTAGTGAACTATCAAAGAGTAgaccaatacaaaaaaaaacgagagcTCAAGTTCCACTGCGTTTTAATGCTATTGTTAAGGGTCTTTTGCAAAATAAGTTTCTTTTCTTAACCAATGTTACTGTCGAATcgatgttttattttctttatctactGTAGTCTGTACATGCttttataattgtaaaactGTATTTCCTAAAAGAATGAGTAATAAGCACTAATTGGTGACCAATATTTAGAAAAAGAACGGGGAGGAATATCACGTTCTttttaattctataatttttttaccatttgaaattaatattttttcctctacGTTCctttacatttttcaaaaaataaagaacactaGAGCAAAAATGTTCCTCTCCAAAATTGATGAAgaacaaatggaacaaaaataaattcgttttttattttcaaataaataaaaaaaatatatttatttataatatatcatTTTGTAATAGAagaatttttcatattttcacaatgtattgactgaaattttttttttgatatgaatttcatgTTAAACTAATTTGAAGGCTCTATTTGAAAActgtatgaatagtaaaataaatctATGAGActcatatttatatagtaaataaaataaaaaatattttaagttacttttaaaaaaaatttgtaggttaaaattaattattaatatttaatatgacatatcttaaatttaatttacaaattttattttgaaatcaaatgtaaaattcattatatatacattaaaagtaatattagtattatcattgaaattttatttatttaatatttaatatattttttaaaatatttttattgtttggttaccatttattaatttgttcatTCTCTGCAGATTTTTCTTTCATTCCTCAAAAACTGTTTATTCCGTTTTGCATTTcttttttacaacaaaagaatcagctcaaaaaaactaattagagggtaaattgtttacaaacaaaacatgctgCAGAGACAGTCGCGCTtagcgtgccaaagaatccgcactTATATTTGCATTATGGAGAACGAGAGATagggaaaaggaagaaaaccccacttgttctttttattctttttttttgtttttataatggtTACCAGAGCCATAGTGTAATATTACCAAAACAgtgaataaaaaattaaattagccTTGAAAGCATGGGCCAGAAAGTTCCAATGTCATATTGGCAATCTGCATAACAGTTTGATAAAGCCCAATAGGCTTAACTTACGCAGCTCCGTTATGTGTCTCATGCGggcatgaaacaaaaaactaacaCACGATAACGTAACTTACACTAATATAATTAGTTTATGTTAGACAATTATCAACCAACAGTGCAATAATTAAACAACAATGAACTaactaatcataaatttaaaaacttaaaaatggcagcggattaaaaaaattaagctaCTTGATTGGTAACGagccttcttcatcttttgtaACCTTGAGAGTTGTTTGATTAGACACAACTCTCCTCTTCATCCTTTGTGATATTAATCTGAAaatccattgatcttggtgacaatttaagcttcttcttttattttcttcacacAATAGATGAGCTAGTCAATTTCTTATCTCTTTTTATTATGCTCTACAGGATTCAAAAGCTAGATAAAAGCTTGTTTTGGATTCTCCCACAACAACGACCAACCACCTATaacaaatttaaacaaattgatttattCTATTGAGGGACCAATCAACCAACGATAACGATGATGACTAATAACTGGATCCAGTTTTTAGataattcaatattttaaatcatcTCATGTTTTATCTCCAAGATCAATTATTCTTCACTGCTTCGATTAAGTGTTAACAATAACGAATTGAGTTAGAGTGAACTCTGCGGCCACGGGCataaatacatatatcaaaTCCCCAGAGGAGCCGTTAGTGTATAGTCCATGACTCCATGTTATATGACTTGTATCTCAATGTTGAATTCAATCcaagaaattttgaatttaataattGAATAACGTCCAAATGCTCATGGGggtataaaattttgtttttgttgcaaagTGCATGCAGTGATTATATCCATGAATGCGATGGCGCGGCGAAAGAGAATAATACTAACCTAGATGACAAATACTCAGCCGTACATGTACACATAAATACAAACCTGCCACTTCACATGTCACCCACCATTAAGCACCCCTTCACAGACTTGATACTTTCTAtgtaataacaaaaacattcaaCTTCTTGGTCGTATATATGTTACAGTAATTCGCTTAAAATATGTTACTACAAATGTTATACTTTCCTTAAATAACATATACATTGTTTACACAGACAAGATTCAGCATAAAATGCACCCTTCCACTTAATTATTTGATTCATGTTTTTAGCTATTTAAGTCATATATCGGATACATATATTGCTCATCTATGTATTTGTCTTACACAACACAAGCGACCGTAGCGATGCGTTTCCCAATGATAAGGTTACCACACATACTTACACGACTCTCTCTACTGTCTCGTCTCTTTCTTTCCTCATCCctcttctttgtctccttcCTCTCTATTCTTCACTTTTCAGAATTATTTTAcgtaaatattatatatggacATGTCCTTTTCATCACCCTTCTCtactctttttgttctttttgtttcctcttgagccacaacaacaacaagaagattaAGCGATACACTTCTCTCCAAAACTCGACCCAAATGACCAAAACCCGGATTCGTAACCTGACCCGACTCCCTTCTCCCAAACCACTACGCGGTGGCGACGCCAACTTCATGGAACAGCTCCTCCTCCACTGCGCAACCGCCATCGACTCAAACGACGCAGCACTGGCTCACCAAATCCTCTGGGTGCTCAACAACACTGCTCCACCAGACGGTGACTCCACCCAACGACTAACCTCCGCCTTCCTCCGCGCGTTGCTCTCACGCGCCGTCTCCAAAACCCCTACATTATCATCCACCATTAGTTTCCTACCTCCGGCAGATGAACTCCACCGGTTCTCAGTAGTGGAGCTAGCAGCGTTCGTCGACCTCACTCCTTGGCACCGGTTCGGATTCATCGCGGCCAACTCGGCTATCTTAACAGCCGTGGAAGGTTACTCAACGGTTCACATAGTTGACTTAAGTTTGACTCATTGTATGCAAATCCCGACTCTCATAGACGCCATGGCAAGCCGATTCAACAAACCTCCTCCGCTTCTTAAACTCACCGTCGTCTCTTCTTCCGATAACTTCCCACCGTTCATCAACATCTCCTACGAAGAACTCGGATCTAAACTCGTCAACTTCGCCACCACNCCTCTCTATTCTTCACTTTTCAGAATTATTTTAcgtaaatattatatatggacATGTCCTTTTCATCACCCTTCTCtactctttttgttctttttgtttcctcttgagccacaacaacaacaagaagattaAACGATACATTTCTCTCCAAAACTCGACCCAAATGACCAAAACCCGGATTCGTAACCTGACCCGACTCCCTTCTCCCAAACCACTACGCGGTGGCGACGCCAACTTCATGGAACAGCTCCTCCTCCACTGCGCAACCGCCATCGACTCAAACGACGCAGCACTGGCTCACCAAATCCTCTGGGTGCTCAACAACACTGCTCCACCAGACGGTGACTCCACCCAACGACTAACAACCGCCTTCCTCCGCGCGTTGCTCTCACGCGCCGTCTCCAAAACCCCTACATTATCATCCACCATTAGTTTCCTACCTCCAGCAGATGAACTCCACCGGTTCTCAGTAGTGGAGCTAGCCGCGTTCGTCGACCTCACTCCTTGGCACCGGTTCGGATTCATCGCGGCCAACGCGGCTATCTTAACAGCCGTGGAAGGTTACTCAACAGTTCACATCGTTGACTTAAGTTTGACTCATTGTATGCAAATCCCTACTCTCATAGACGCCATGGCAAGCCGACTCAACAAACCTCCTCCGCTTCTTAAACTCACCGTCGTCTCTTCCTCCGATAACTTCCCACCGTTCATCAACATCTCCTACGAAGAACTCGGATCTAAACTCGTCAACTTCGCCAccacaagaaacataacaatggAGTTCACAATCATACCTTCAACTTACTCCGATGGCTTCTCTTCCCTCCTACAACAACTACGGGTTTACCCTTCTTCATTCAACGAGGCTCTCGTTGTTAACTGCCACATGATGCTCCGTTACATCCCTGAAGAAACCctaacttcatcatcttcatcgctTAGAACAGTTTTCTTGAAACATCTCCGATCTTTGAATCCAAGAATCGTAACCCTAATAGAAGAAGACGTAGATCTCACATCAGGGAACTTGGTTAACCGGTTAAGATCGGCGTTTAACTACTTCTGGATACCGTTTGATACAACCGACACGTTTATGAGCGAGCAGAGGCGACGGTACGAGGCGGAGATAAGTTGGAAGATAGAAAACGTGGTGGCGAAGGANAACCGCCTTCCTCCGCGCGTTGCTCTCACGCGCCGTCTCCAAAACCCCTACATTATCATCCACCATTAGTTTCCTACCTCCAGCAGATGAACTCCACCGGTTCTCAGTAGTGGAGCTAGCAGCGTTCGTCGACCTCACTCCTTGGCACCGGTTCGGATTCATCGCGGCCAACGCGGCTATCTTAACAGCCGTGGAAGGTTACTCAACGGTTCACATAGTTGACTTAAGTTTGACTCATTGTATGCAAATCCCTACTCTCATAGACGCCATGGCAAGCCGACTTAACAAACCTCCTCCGCTTCTTAAACTCACCGTCGTCTCTTCCTCCGATAACTTCCCACCGTTCATCAACATCTCCTACGAAGAACTCGGATCCAAACTCGTCAACTTCGCCAccacaagaaacataacaatggAGTTCACAATCATACCTTCAACTTACTCCGATGGCTTCTCTTCCCTCCTACAACAACTACGGGTTTACCCTTCTTCATTCAACGAAGCTCTAGTCGTTAACTGCCACATGATGCTCCGTTA
The Camelina sativa cultivar DH55 chromosome 6, Cs, whole genome shotgun sequence genome window above contains:
- the LOC104791225 gene encoding LOB domain-containing protein 38-like encodes the protein MSCNGCRVLRKGCSENCILRPCIQWIEPPEAQGHATVFVAKFFGRAGLMSFISAVPEPQCPALFQSLLYEACGRTVNPVNGAVGLLWTGNWNICQAAVETVLRGGSLKPIPELLNGGGAGFAGFPSPTSDEASEICTEMLNLRKDDSGDRNIYHHCRFSSSRTRSTASPPKRKRLTSEQPSSELDLSLIPTFPIKTAPLKEDTPSMYSEDSVTTVSFRDNIAGDRYVRGGGETAKLLNLFA
- the LOC104699014 gene encoding scarecrow-like protein 32 yields the protein MTKTRIRNLTRLPSPKPLRGGDANFMEQLLLHCATAIDSNDAALAHQILWVLNNTAPPDGDSTQRLTSAFLRALLSRAVSKTPTLSSTISFLPPADELHRFSVVELAAFVDLTPWHRFGFIAANSAILTAVEGYSTVHIVDLSLTHCMQIPTLIDAMASRFNKPPPLLKLTVVSSSDNFPPFINISYEELGSKLPQQQQED
- the LOC104791226 gene encoding scarecrow-like protein 32, which gives rise to MTKTRIRNLTRLPSPKPLRGGDANFMEQLLLHCATAIDSNDAALAHQILWVLNNTAPPDGDSTQRLTTAFLRALLSRAVSKTPTLSSTISFLPPADELHRFSVVELAAFVDLTPWHRFGFIAANAAILTAVEGYSTVHIVDLSLTHCMQIPTLIDAMASRLNKPPPLLKLTVVSSSDNFPPFINISYEELGSKLVNFATTRNITMEFTIIPSTYSDGFSSLLQQLRVYPSSFNEALVVNCHMMLRYIPDETLTSSSSSLRTVFLKQLRSLNPRIVTLIEEDVDLTSGNLVNRLRSAFNYFWIPFDTTDTFMSEQRRWYEAEISWKIESVVAKEGAERVERSETKRRWFERMREAEFGGVRVKEEAVADVKAMLEEHAVGWGMKKEDDDNSLVLTWKGHSVVFATVWIPI